Proteins from a single region of Oncorhynchus keta strain PuntledgeMale-10-30-2019 chromosome 20, Oket_V2, whole genome shotgun sequence:
- the trhrb gene encoding thyrotropin-releasing hormone receptor b, translating to MENVTEAQENQTWGTWTDQIIEYKVVSTLLVFVICAFGIVGNVMVILVVLTTKHMRTPTNCYLVSLAVADLIVLTAAGLPNITDSIFGSWVFGRSGCLGITYLQYLGINASSCSITAFTIERYIAICHPIKAQLLCTLSRAKKIILFVWVFTLLYSVMWFYLSDIKEETYENDVTIVTCSYKVSRQLYLPIYFLDFGIFFVVPLMLATILYGLIARILIMNPLHSEHKDKSKNEQSNTTRRCKNSLHTSTTATSRRQVTKMLAVVVILFAVLWMPYRTLVVVNSFLEQAYMNTWFILFCRSCVYINSAINPIIYNAMSQKFRAAFRKLCLCGRKGSEKPTGGTYSVALTYSVVKDTSMVETTDQFNTELDEIMVTYELPDKKMVFQDTCVHDKVTLCND from the exons ATGGAAAATGTTACTGAAGCTCAAGAAAATCAGACTTGGGGGACTTGGACGGACCAAATAATCGAATACAAAGTGGTGAGCACTTTGTTAGTTTTCGTGATATGCGCCTTTGGGATCGTTGGTAATGTTATGGTGATCTTAGTGGTGCTTACCACTAAACACATGAGGACACCCACCAACTGCTACCTGGTGAGCTTGGCCGTTGCAGATCTCATCGTACTAACTGCTGCGGGCTTACCGAATATCACTGACAGCATCTTCGGGTCTTGGGTGTTCGGCCGCTCAGGATGTCTCGGAATCACCTACCTCCAGTACCTGGGAATCAATGCATCGTCCTGCTCTATCACCGCCTTTACCATCGAAAGGTACATCGCTATTTGCCACCCGATAAAAGCCCAGTTGCTGTGCACACTATCCAGAGCCAAGAAGATAATATTGTTTGTCTGGGTTTTCACTTTACTTTACTCCGTCATGTGGTTCTACCTGTCAGATATCAAAGAAGAAACATATGAGAACGACGTGACCATCGTGACATGCAGCTACAAAGTTTCAAGACAACTCTATTTGCCCATTTACTTTTTGGATTTCGGGATATTTTTTGTTGTGCCGCTTATGCTGGCAACCATTCTGTATGGTCTCATCGCCAGAATCCTGATCATGAATCCGTTACATTCTGAACACAAGGATAAAAGTAAAAATGAACAAAGCAACACAACGAGGAGATGTAAAAACTCCCTCCACACCAGCACTACCGCTACTTCTCGGAGACAG GTGACCAAGATGCTGGCTGTGGTGGTGATCCTGTTCGCTGTGCTGTGGATGCCGTACCGCACCCTGGTGGTGGTAAACTCCTTCCTGGAGCAGGCCTACATGAATACCTGGTTTATCCTCTTCTGTCGGAGCTGTGTCTACATCAACAGCGCAATCAACCCCATCATCTACAATGCTATGTCGCAGAAGTTCCGTGCCGCCTTCCGCAAGCTCTGCCTCTGTGGACGGAAAGGCTCTGAGAAGCCTACCGGCGGCACGTACAGCGTGGCGCTGACCTACAGCGTGGTCAAGGACACATCTATGGTGGAGACTACGGACCAATTCAACACAGAGCTGGACGAGATCATGGTAACCTATGAGTTGCCTGACAAGAAGATGGTGTTTCAGGACACCTGTGTGCACGACAAGGTGACTTTATGCAATGACTGA